A genomic window from Silene latifolia isolate original U9 population chromosome 11, ASM4854445v1, whole genome shotgun sequence includes:
- the LOC141612488 gene encoding small ribosomal subunit protein eS7-like, whose amino-acid sequence MFTGARKIQKDRGQETSEFEENVAQTLFELETNNNELKPDLKDLFINSAVQVDISNNKKAVVIHVPYRLRKGFRKIHQRLVRELEKKFSGKDVVFIATRRIVRPPKKGAAVKRPRSRTLTSVHENILEDLVQPAEIVGKRCRYRLDGSKIMKVYLDPKTRNDTEYKLETFSGVYRKLCGKDVVFEYPITETA is encoded by the exons ATGTTTACTGGTGCGAGGAAAATTCAGAAAGACAGGGGTCAAGAGACTAGTGAGTTTGAGGAAAATGTTGCTCAG ACTTTATTTGAGTTGGAGACCAACAACAATGAGCTCAAACCTGATTTGAAGGATCTGTTCATCAACTCCGCTGT ccaAGTCGATATTTCCAACAACAAGAAGGCTGTTGTCATCCATGTACCATACAGATTGAGGAAGGGTTTCCGCAAGATTCATCAGAGATTGGTTAGGGAGCTTGAGAAGAAGTTTAGTGGCAAG GATGTTGTATTTATTGCCACCAGGAGGATTGTGAGACCCCCAAAGAAGGGTGCCGCTGTCAAGCGTCCAAGATCCCGTACTCTTACATCAGTGCATGAGAACATTCTTGAGGACCTTGTTCAACCTGCTGAAATTGTTGGCAAGCGTTGCAGATATCGCCTTGATGGCTCAAAGATCATGAAG GTGTACTTGGACCCAAAGACCCGGAATGACACCGAATACAAGCTGGAGACATTCTCAGGAGTCTACAGGAAGCTTTGTGGAAAGGATGTCGTTTTTGAATACCCAATCACCGAGACAGCTTAG
- the LOC141612482 gene encoding mannose-6-phosphate isomerase 1-like gives MEYIFDGESYLLLLRISLIFLGICLISLLKRKKISLDDINHKKKKMGVLDSNNNGVWRNEEKLQRLRCTVKNYDWGRFGTNTEVFRLYKANSGLNSSSIDPNKPYAELWMGTHESGSSFVERKDNFLVNGDVNHGFSVVHAKCGGFEGETLKNWIEKHPHVLGNKVLEKWGCDLPFLFKVLSVAKPLSIQAHPCKELAKTLHLKYPTVYKDENHKPEMALAVTKFEILCGFVGMEALQKTLVNVPEISQLVGSAVVDRVAKITPEDKEEDVKAALKQLFTQIMSASDHLIAEVLSLLISRLRKKDKLTPEEKLVLRLEEQYPGDVGVLAAFLMNFITLNPGEALCLGANELHAYVSGECIECMATSDNVVRAGLTPKQRDVQTLCEMLTYKQGCPEILRGFNVEGTDGCTKRYRPPFEEFEVDHCHLSDGRTISFPSVAGPSLFLVTQGTGLLRAGFSTEKIKAGDVLFAPANSKLSISSESRLEIYRAGVNSKFL, from the exons atgGAGTACATTTTTGATGGGGAATCATACTTACTTTTACTCAGAATTTCATTAATTTTTCTGGGTATTTGTTTAATTTCCTtattaaaaagaaagaaaatttcTTTAGATGATATTAATCATAAGAAGAAGAAAATGGGTGTTCttgatagtaataataatggtgtATGGAGAAATGAAGAGAAACTTCAAAGACTTAGATGTACAGTTAAGAACTATGATTGGGGTAGATTTGGTACAAATACTGAAGTTTTTAGGTTATATAAAGCAAATTCTGGGTTAAATTCTAGTTCAATTGATCCAAATAAACCTTATGCTGAATTATGGATGGGTACTCATGAATCTGGTTCATCTTTTGTTGAAAGAAAAGATAATTTTTTGGTTAATGGGGATGTTAATCATGGGTTTAGTGTTGTTCATGCAAAATGTGGcggtttcgagggcgaaactttgaAGAATTGGATTGAGAAACATCCTCATGTTCTTGGTAATAAGGTTTTGGAGAAGTGGGGTTGTGATCTGCCTTTCTTGTTTAAG GTGCTGTCTGTTGCGAAACCCTTGTCGATACAAGCTCATCCTTGTAAGGAGTTGGCGAAAACGTTGCACTTGAAGTATCCTACAGTTTACAAGGATGAAAATCATAAGCCAGAAATGGCTCTGGCTGTAACTAAATTCGAGATCCTTTGTGGATTTGTCGGTATGGAG GCTCTTCAAAAAACTCTTGTCAATGTTCCCGAAATATCACAGTTGGTAGGTTCAGCGGTAGTtgatcgagtagccaagataaCCCCTGAAGACAAGGAAGAGGATGTTAAAGCTGCTTTAAAACAATTGTTTACACAAATAATGTCAGCAAGCGACCATTTGATTGCAGAGGTGCTGTCTTTGTTGATAAGCCGCTTAAGGAAGAAAGATAAA TTGACACCCGAGGAAAAGCTGGTACTACGGCTAGAAGAACAGTATCCAGGAGATGTAGGTGTATTAGCAGCCTTTCTTATGAACTTTATAACTCTAAATCCTGGTGAAGCTTTGTGCTTGGGAGCAAATGAACTCCATGCATATGTTTCCGGTGAATGCATCGAGTGCATGGCCACTTCAGACAATGTTGTTCGagctggtcttacaccaaaacaACGGGATGTTCAGACACTTTGCGAAATGCTGACCTACAAGCAG GGTTGTCCTGAAATCCTAAGGGGTTTCAATGTAGAAGGCACAGATGGATGTACAAAGAGGTATCGTCCTCCATTTGAGGAGTTCGAGGTTGATCATTGCCATCTCTCTGACGGGAGAACCATCTCGTTTCCATCAGTAGCAGGTCCCTCCCTGTTTTTGGTTACTCAGGGAACAGGATTACTAAGAGCTGGTTTCTCGACCGAGAAGATCAAGGCTGGTGATGTTTTATTTGCCCCGGCCAACTCCAAGCTAAGCATTTCGTCTGAATCCCGGCTAGAAATCTACCGGGCTGGAGTCAACAGCAAGTTTTTGTGA